A genomic region of Maniola hyperantus chromosome 5, iAphHyp1.2, whole genome shotgun sequence contains the following coding sequences:
- the LOC117982684 gene encoding uncharacterized protein isoform X2 yields the protein MPAVTSTTPEEQNDADQKMWNALRRYIIRERQRKKEEYEAEVEEERLRKEREARERQDVMTLEETKEQIEQLELKLKQLEKEKQQLFMQLKRVLNEDEIRKRQQQKETNEMQPMKMPMGNLPMPMFPMPTSTGQGEPPPTQGRPPPLTSHGMNKNKHSNYMFVSQQQSMVRPMQASVKRPRSPSPTYALYTHRLHQPPMKHHTVYSDHKVEDGRMGRQMARAVLWNKSSQYASGVSGSGVQSGAYYAMPTSGVVVTERPPPLLYAQHAHTPHVHTPHTPHTLHQPHHTGLLYAPTQQQHLYLDNMLKRDSQPEPKKETQPQVLIGLSEAHHPSVSSGVVYAQPPPSSRHLSIHPSAPAPQHSNIQSAKPGSITQGYPVQQSNPNVQNPNMYPNRHRY from the exons AGTATGAAGCAGAGGTGGAGGAAGAGAGACTGAGAAAAGAGCGTGAGGCAAGAGAAAGACAGGATGTTATGACATTGG aAGAAACAAAGGAGCAAATTGAGCAACTAGAACTAAAACTAAAGCAATTGGAAAAGGAGAAACAGCAATTGTTCATGCAACTCAAGAGAGTGCTCAATGAAGATGAAATCAGGAAACGACAGCAGCAAAAGGAAACTAA tgAAATGCAACCAATGAAGATGCCAATGGGCAATTTGCCCATGCCGATGTTCCCAATGCCCACATCGACAGGGCAAGGCGAGCCCCCGCCCACGCAAGGCAGGCCTCCCCCCCTCACCTCACATGGAATGAATAAG aatAAGCACTCGAACTACATGTTCGTTTCGCAACAGCAGAGCATGGTCCGGCCCATGCAGGCCAGTGTGAAGCGCCCCCGCAGCCCGTCCCCCACATACGCTCTGTACACACACAGACTACACCAGCCTCCTATGAAGCACCATACTGTGTACTCAGACCATA AGGTAGAGGATGGTCGAATGGGCCGCCAAATGGCGCGCGCAGTTCTTTGGAATA AATCCTCCCAATACGCATCCGGCGTGAGCGGATCCGGCGTCCAATCAGGCGCGTACTACGCCATGCCCACGTCGGGAGTGGTCGTGACGGAGCGACCTCCGCCGCTGCTGTACGCGCAGCACGCGCACACGCCGCACGTGCACACGCCACACACGCCGCACACGTTGCACCAACCGCACCATACGGGGCTGCTGTATGCCCCCACTCAGCAACAGCATTTGTACTTGGATAATATGCTGAAGAGGGATTCGCAGCCTGAACCCAAGAAGGAAACGCAG CCGCAAGTGTTAATCGGCTTGAGCGAGGCGCATCACCCGTCAGTGAGCAGCGGCGTGGTGTACGCTCAGCCGCCGCCCTCCAGCCGGCACCTCTCCATACacccgtccgcgcccgcgccgcagcACTCCAACATACAG TCCGCAAAGCCGGGTAGCATAACGCAGGGTTACCCGGTGCAGCAGTCCAACCCCAACGTGCAGAACCCGAACATGTACCCCAACAGACATCGCTATTAG
- the LOC117982684 gene encoding protein enabled homolog isoform X1, producing the protein MPAVTSTTPEEQNDADQKMWNALRRYIIRERQRKKEEYEAEVEEERLRKEREARERQDVMTLEETKEQIEQLELKLKQLEKEKQQLFMQLKRVLNEDEIRKRQQQKETNEMQPMKMPMGNLPMPMFPMPTSTGQGEPPPTQGRPPPLTSHGMNKNKHSNYMFVSQQQSMVRPMQASVKRPRSPSPTYALYTHRLHQPPMKHHTVYSDHKVEDGRMGRQMARAVLWNKGGYSNRVSEQSSQYASGVSGSGVQSGAYYAMPTSGVVVTERPPPLLYAQHAHTPHVHTPHTPHTLHQPHHTGLLYAPTQQQHLYLDNMLKRDSQPEPKKETQPQVLIGLSEAHHPSVSSGVVYAQPPPSSRHLSIHPSAPAPQHSNIQSAKPGSITQGYPVQQSNPNVQNPNMYPNRHRY; encoded by the exons AGTATGAAGCAGAGGTGGAGGAAGAGAGACTGAGAAAAGAGCGTGAGGCAAGAGAAAGACAGGATGTTATGACATTGG aAGAAACAAAGGAGCAAATTGAGCAACTAGAACTAAAACTAAAGCAATTGGAAAAGGAGAAACAGCAATTGTTCATGCAACTCAAGAGAGTGCTCAATGAAGATGAAATCAGGAAACGACAGCAGCAAAAGGAAACTAA tgAAATGCAACCAATGAAGATGCCAATGGGCAATTTGCCCATGCCGATGTTCCCAATGCCCACATCGACAGGGCAAGGCGAGCCCCCGCCCACGCAAGGCAGGCCTCCCCCCCTCACCTCACATGGAATGAATAAG aatAAGCACTCGAACTACATGTTCGTTTCGCAACAGCAGAGCATGGTCCGGCCCATGCAGGCCAGTGTGAAGCGCCCCCGCAGCCCGTCCCCCACATACGCTCTGTACACACACAGACTACACCAGCCTCCTATGAAGCACCATACTGTGTACTCAGACCATA AGGTAGAGGATGGTCGAATGGGCCGCCAAATGGCGCGCGCAGTTCTTTGGAATA AAGGAGGCTATTCAAATAGAGTATCCGAGC AATCCTCCCAATACGCATCCGGCGTGAGCGGATCCGGCGTCCAATCAGGCGCGTACTACGCCATGCCCACGTCGGGAGTGGTCGTGACGGAGCGACCTCCGCCGCTGCTGTACGCGCAGCACGCGCACACGCCGCACGTGCACACGCCACACACGCCGCACACGTTGCACCAACCGCACCATACGGGGCTGCTGTATGCCCCCACTCAGCAACAGCATTTGTACTTGGATAATATGCTGAAGAGGGATTCGCAGCCTGAACCCAAGAAGGAAACGCAG CCGCAAGTGTTAATCGGCTTGAGCGAGGCGCATCACCCGTCAGTGAGCAGCGGCGTGGTGTACGCTCAGCCGCCGCCCTCCAGCCGGCACCTCTCCATACacccgtccgcgcccgcgccgcagcACTCCAACATACAG TCCGCAAAGCCGGGTAGCATAACGCAGGGTTACCCGGTGCAGCAGTCCAACCCCAACGTGCAGAACCCGAACATGTACCCCAACAGACATCGCTATTAG